One stretch of Halobaculum marinum DNA includes these proteins:
- the cmk gene encoding (d)CMP kinase has protein sequence MLLTVSGPPGSGKSTTAAALAEAFDLEHVSGGDIFRELAAERGMTPVEFNELAEEEDQIDRDLDRRLRDIAVERDDVLLESRLAGWLAADHADLRIWLDAPLEVRCERIVDREEKPLEQVIEETRRRESSEAKRYREYYNIDIDDLSIYDLSYNTARWSPEGVLGMLTTAVDSYDPDTDEGKAPVEGVDYDF, from the coding sequence ATGTTGCTAACGGTCTCCGGCCCGCCGGGCAGCGGGAAGAGCACCACCGCCGCCGCGCTCGCGGAGGCGTTCGACCTCGAACACGTCTCCGGCGGTGACATCTTCCGCGAACTGGCCGCCGAGCGCGGGATGACGCCGGTCGAGTTCAACGAACTCGCCGAGGAAGAAGACCAGATCGACCGCGACCTCGACCGTCGCCTGCGCGACATCGCCGTCGAGCGCGACGACGTGCTGCTGGAGTCGCGCCTCGCCGGGTGGCTCGCCGCCGACCACGCGGATCTGCGGATCTGGCTGGACGCGCCGCTGGAGGTCCGCTGTGAGCGCATCGTCGACCGCGAGGAGAAGCCGCTGGAGCAGGTGATCGAGGAGACGCGCCGCCGCGAGTCGAGCGAGGCGAAGCGCTACCGCGAGTACTACAACATCGACATCGACGACCTCAGCATCTACGACCTCTCGTACAACACCGCGCGCTGGTCGCCCGAGGGCGTCCTCGGCATGCTCACGACCGCCGTCGACTCCTACGACCCCGACACCGACGAGGGGAAGGCGCCGGTCGAGGGCGTCGACTACGACTTCTGA
- a CDS encoding helix-turn-helix transcriptional regulator, with protein sequence MNNDVRARREERGLSQAGLADEVGVTRQTINSIERGRYDPSLELAFRLADFFECRIEELFHPDLDEE encoded by the coding sequence ATGAACAACGACGTGCGCGCCCGCCGCGAGGAGCGCGGCCTGAGTCAGGCGGGACTCGCCGACGAGGTCGGCGTCACCCGCCAGACGATCAACAGCATCGAGCGCGGTCGGTACGACCCGTCGCTAGAGTTGGCGTTCCGGCTCGCCGACTTCTTCGAGTGCCGGATCGAGGAGCTGTTCCACCCGGACCTCGACGAGGAGTGA
- a CDS encoding lycopene cyclase domain-containing protein, with protein MTIARHESGPAAVARAYASQVHPVFMLPPVATALFGAALSTAGTRAFDPLVALVYAGAAFFAVYTAHVKDGYVDFHVRGEDDDHPMTVRGCRIGLAGATVGFGACLVGLAVLATPLSVALAAPMWAIGYLHAPQFDTNPVTTTLGYPVGIALCLLGGYAAQTGTLAVAPLALAAVFVVTLAGVKVIDDTQDYAYDRTIDKRTVAVALGPDRARSLAVASLGVGLFAVVPLAVVGVLPPASPVASLAFGFVAVVAVRRDATTATMLLVRGAYLFLAGLLVAVFFRPLAGVSLPDVTVLGPYTYLATEVVFGTAALALLRHAGRAATWRAARTVAAVYPLAYVWDWYTLEVGVFSIPMRTGVELLGIPLEEHIFMVVVPALVLGVHETVNPGAERERQPVEND; from the coding sequence ATGACTATCGCCCGTCACGAGAGCGGGCCCGCCGCGGTCGCACGCGCGTACGCCTCGCAGGTCCACCCGGTGTTCATGCTCCCGCCGGTCGCGACGGCGCTGTTCGGCGCGGCGCTCTCGACCGCCGGGACGCGGGCGTTCGACCCACTTGTCGCGCTCGTGTACGCCGGCGCGGCGTTCTTCGCCGTCTACACCGCCCACGTGAAAGACGGCTACGTCGACTTCCACGTCCGCGGCGAGGACGACGACCATCCGATGACCGTACGGGGGTGTCGGATTGGTCTCGCGGGTGCGACGGTCGGCTTCGGTGCGTGCCTCGTCGGACTCGCCGTCCTCGCGACCCCGCTCTCGGTCGCGCTCGCGGCGCCGATGTGGGCCATCGGCTACCTCCACGCCCCGCAGTTCGACACCAACCCGGTGACGACGACGCTCGGCTACCCCGTCGGCATCGCGCTGTGTCTCCTCGGCGGCTACGCCGCCCAGACCGGGACGCTCGCGGTCGCCCCGCTCGCGCTCGCGGCGGTGTTCGTCGTCACGCTCGCCGGGGTGAAGGTGATCGACGACACGCAAGACTACGCGTACGACCGCACCATCGACAAACGGACCGTCGCCGTCGCGCTCGGTCCCGACCGTGCCCGCTCGCTGGCGGTGGCGAGTCTCGGCGTCGGCCTGTTCGCGGTCGTCCCGCTCGCGGTGGTGGGCGTGCTGCCGCCGGCCTCGCCGGTCGCGAGCCTCGCGTTCGGCTTCGTCGCGGTCGTCGCCGTCCGGAGAGACGCGACGACGGCGACCATGCTGCTGGTGCGGGGCGCGTACCTGTTCCTCGCGGGCCTGCTCGTGGCGGTGTTCTTCCGACCGCTGGCGGGCGTCTCGCTGCCGGACGTCACCGTCCTCGGCCCGTACACCTACCTCGCGACGGAGGTCGTGTTCGGAACCGCCGCACTCGCACTCCTCCGCCATGCGGGCCGGGCGGCGACGTGGCGCGCCGCGCGGACCGTCGCCGCCGTCTACCCGCTCGCGTACGTCTGGGACTGGTACACGCTGGAGGTCGGCGTGTTCTCGATTCCGATGCGCACCGGCGTCGAACTGCTCGGCATCCCCCTGGAGGAACACATCTTCATGGTCGTCGTTCCGGCGCTCGTGCTCGGGGTGCACGAGACCGTGAACCCGGGCGCCGAGCGCGAGCGGCAGCCGGTGGAGAACGACTGA
- a CDS encoding helix-turn-helix transcriptional regulator — protein MSAGDTSETAGVLRKRRDVLAALCEGPVRKRTLVESLGVPRTTLDRGIRELVDEGLAERVDGGFQATVVGAKALESADRYHAELAGLHEAEALFESLPADTPVDGRFLAGATVSQPDPSVPDGVVDRLFESVRNATRVHGLAPVVLGGHIDTFDTEARTGGAVPKMVLTPAVFDHLVESRPERLREQIREGEFEFFVGPIDARFGLWVADHDDRPSEAGLLVYTDTGVGGVAINDTPEAVRWAHEQYDDARETAEPVTLELIADRLAAGASAGAE, from the coding sequence ATGAGCGCCGGCGACACATCCGAGACGGCGGGGGTTCTGCGAAAGCGCCGCGACGTGTTGGCGGCGCTGTGTGAGGGGCCGGTTCGCAAGCGGACGCTCGTGGAGTCGCTCGGAGTCCCACGGACGACGCTCGACCGTGGCATTCGGGAACTGGTCGACGAGGGGCTCGCAGAGCGTGTCGACGGCGGATTCCAAGCGACGGTCGTCGGGGCGAAGGCGCTGGAGTCGGCCGACCGCTACCACGCAGAACTCGCCGGCCTCCACGAGGCGGAGGCGCTGTTCGAGTCGCTCCCGGCGGACACCCCCGTCGACGGGCGGTTCCTCGCCGGCGCGACGGTGAGTCAGCCCGACCCCAGCGTGCCGGACGGGGTGGTCGACCGCCTGTTCGAGTCGGTGCGGAACGCGACTCGGGTCCACGGGCTGGCGCCCGTCGTGCTCGGTGGCCACATCGACACCTTCGACACCGAAGCGAGGACCGGCGGCGCGGTGCCGAAGATGGTGCTCACCCCGGCCGTCTTCGACCACCTGGTCGAGAGCCGCCCCGAGCGCCTGCGCGAGCAGATCCGCGAGGGAGAGTTCGAGTTCTTCGTCGGACCGATAGACGCGCGCTTCGGGCTGTGGGTCGCCGACCACGACGACCGGCCAAGCGAGGCGGGCCTGCTCGTGTACACGGACACCGGCGTCGGCGGCGTCGCGATCAACGACACGCCAGAGGCGGTGCGGTGGGCGCACGAACAGTACGACGACGCCCGCGAGACTGCAGAGCCCGTCACCCTCGAACTGATCGCCGACCGACTGGCTGCGGGCGCGTCCGCCGGCGCGGAGTGA
- a CDS encoding RNA-guided pseudouridylation complex pseudouridine synthase subunit Cbf5 produces MRPAPEDRSVAELAAFGVVNLDKPAGPSAHQVAAWVRDLLGVDRAAHSGTLDPKVTGCLPTLTGDATRMAQVFLEGAKEYVAVLELHGTAPTDLDRVVAEFEGELYQKPPRKSAVKRKLRTREVYDLDVLDRTDRQVLLRIRCESGTYVRKLCHDIGLALGTGGHMGHLRRTATDPFDDRDLHTLHDLADGIAFADGRDTPDGEPDESLLREVLRPAEDAMTGLPSLTIADSAAREVAEGAPVYAPGVLAVGEVGAGTPDEGDLLACYTPNGAAVCLGRRRGDPAAEAGEVVELERVLV; encoded by the coding sequence ATGCGCCCGGCACCCGAGGATCGGTCTGTCGCGGAGTTGGCCGCGTTCGGCGTCGTCAACCTCGACAAGCCCGCCGGCCCCTCCGCCCACCAGGTCGCCGCGTGGGTGCGCGACCTCCTCGGCGTCGACCGCGCGGCCCACTCGGGGACGCTCGACCCGAAGGTGACGGGCTGTCTGCCCACGCTCACCGGCGACGCCACGCGGATGGCGCAGGTGTTTCTGGAGGGCGCCAAAGAGTACGTCGCCGTGCTCGAACTCCACGGCACCGCCCCGACGGACCTCGACCGCGTCGTCGCCGAGTTCGAGGGGGAGTTGTACCAGAAGCCGCCCCGCAAGTCCGCCGTCAAACGGAAACTCCGGACGCGCGAGGTGTACGACCTCGACGTGCTCGACCGGACCGACCGGCAGGTGCTCCTCCGGATTCGCTGTGAGTCGGGAACGTACGTCCGGAAACTGTGTCACGACATCGGCCTCGCGCTCGGGACGGGCGGCCACATGGGCCACCTCCGCCGCACCGCGACCGACCCGTTCGACGACCGCGACCTCCACACGCTGCACGACCTCGCCGACGGCATCGCGTTCGCCGACGGCCGAGACACACCTGACGGCGAACCGGACGAGTCGCTGCTGCGCGAGGTGCTCCGCCCCGCCGAGGACGCGATGACCGGCCTCCCGTCGCTGACCATCGCCGACTCCGCCGCTCGCGAGGTCGCCGAGGGCGCACCCGTGTACGCGCCGGGCGTACTCGCGGTCGGTGAGGTCGGTGCGGGTACGCCCGACGAGGGCGACCTGCTCGCCTGCTACACACCCAACGGGGCCGCAGTCTGTCTGGGTCGCCGACGAGGCGACCCGGCGGCGGAGGCTGGCGAGGTGGTCGAGTTGGAGCGCGTGCTGGTCTGA
- a CDS encoding pyridoxamine 5'-phosphate oxidase family protein — translation MNDSTGDLDALVDNEMSEAAVEATLREHGTGVLSMARDGEAYAIPVSFGYDGERCYFVFVGYHEPSTKAAFAEATERATLTVYDDTSRDDWHSVNVRGRLAKLGDDDWPAAREAIGDNAWYPALFRGADPRGRIDMWALEVEEKTGYQSD, via the coding sequence ATGAACGACTCGACCGGAGACCTGGACGCGTTGGTCGACAACGAGATGAGCGAGGCCGCCGTGGAGGCCACGCTCCGCGAGCACGGCACCGGCGTCCTCTCGATGGCGCGCGACGGCGAGGCGTACGCCATCCCGGTGTCGTTCGGCTACGACGGCGAGCGCTGCTACTTCGTGTTCGTCGGCTACCACGAGCCGAGTACGAAGGCGGCGTTCGCCGAGGCGACCGAACGCGCGACGCTCACGGTGTACGACGACACCAGTCGCGACGACTGGCACAGCGTCAACGTCCGCGGCCGCCTCGCCAAACTGGGCGACGACGACTGGCCCGCCGCGCGCGAGGCCATCGGCGACAACGCCTGGTACCCCGCGCTGTTCCGCGGCGCCGACCCCCGCGGTCGGATCGACATGTGGGCGCTGGAGGTCGAAGAGAAGACCGGCTACCAGAGCGACTGA
- the katG gene encoding catalase/peroxidase HPI yields the protein MTGSNQDWWPEQLKLDVLDANARDIDPMGAEFDYAEAFESLDLDAVKADLEELMTDSQEWWPADYGHYGPLFIRMAWHSAGTYRASDGRGGADGGRQRFAPLNSWPDNANLDKARRLLWPVKQKYGRNISWADLMILAGNVAMESMGFKTFGFAGGREDDYAPDDAVDWGPESEFETNERFDAPGEIMEGLGASVMGLIYVNPEGPDGQPDPEASAKNIRQTFDRMAMNDEQTAALIAGGHTFGKVHGADDPEPNLGPEPEAAPIEEQGLGWKNEHGSGKGGDTITSGIEGPWNASPTEWDLGYIDNLLEHEWEPEKGPGGAWQWTPVDEDAVEKAPAADGDGDQTPMMLTTDVALKKDPQYREIIERFQENPMAFGMAFAKAWYKLTHRDMGPPSRFLGPEVPDEEMLWQDPLPEADYEVVGDEEVAELKETVLATDLSVSQLVKTAWASASTYRDSDKRGGANGARIRLRPQRDWEANEPEELETVLDTLRDVQEEFNASRDDDVRVSLADLIVLAGNAALEEAAAAAGHDVDVPFEPGRVDATQEQTDVDSFEALEPTADGFRNYRADDATRAGEDLLVDKADLLNLTPSEMTVLVGGMRTLDATYGDDDHVFVEEPETLSNEFFANLLDMGTEWEPTDDENRFEVRDRATGDVEGEATRVDLIFGSHSRLRAVAEVYAADDADEQFVEDFVDAWTKVMTADRFDLE from the coding sequence ATGACCGGGTCCAACCAGGACTGGTGGCCGGAACAGCTCAAACTCGACGTCCTCGACGCCAACGCCCGCGACATCGACCCGATGGGCGCGGAGTTCGACTACGCGGAGGCGTTCGAGAGCCTCGACCTCGACGCCGTGAAGGCGGATCTGGAGGAGCTCATGACCGACTCCCAGGAGTGGTGGCCCGCCGACTACGGCCACTACGGCCCGCTGTTCATCCGGATGGCGTGGCACAGCGCGGGGACCTACCGCGCGAGCGACGGGCGCGGCGGCGCCGACGGCGGCCGACAGCGCTTCGCCCCGCTCAACAGCTGGCCGGACAACGCGAACCTCGACAAGGCGCGCCGCCTGCTGTGGCCGGTGAAGCAGAAGTACGGTCGCAACATCTCGTGGGCGGACCTGATGATCCTCGCGGGCAACGTCGCGATGGAGTCGATGGGGTTCAAGACGTTCGGCTTCGCCGGCGGTCGCGAGGACGACTACGCGCCCGACGACGCCGTCGACTGGGGCCCCGAGAGCGAGTTCGAGACGAACGAGCGCTTCGACGCGCCCGGTGAGATCATGGAGGGGCTCGGCGCCTCCGTGATGGGGCTCATCTACGTGAACCCCGAGGGGCCCGACGGCCAGCCCGACCCCGAGGCGTCCGCGAAGAACATCCGCCAGACGTTCGACCGCATGGCGATGAACGACGAGCAGACGGCGGCGCTCATCGCCGGCGGCCACACCTTCGGGAAGGTCCACGGCGCCGACGACCCCGAACCGAACCTCGGCCCCGAGCCCGAGGCCGCACCGATCGAAGAGCAGGGCTTGGGCTGGAAGAACGAGCACGGCTCGGGCAAGGGCGGCGACACCATCACCTCCGGCATCGAGGGACCGTGGAACGCCTCGCCGACCGAGTGGGACCTCGGCTACATCGACAACCTGCTCGAACACGAGTGGGAGCCGGAGAAGGGGCCCGGCGGCGCGTGGCAGTGGACCCCCGTCGACGAGGACGCCGTCGAGAAGGCGCCCGCGGCCGACGGCGACGGCGACCAGACGCCGATGATGCTCACCACCGACGTGGCGCTGAAGAAGGACCCGCAGTACCGCGAGATCATCGAGCGCTTCCAGGAGAACCCGATGGCGTTCGGGATGGCGTTCGCGAAGGCGTGGTACAAGCTCACGCACCGTGACATGGGCCCGCCGTCGCGGTTCCTCGGCCCCGAGGTGCCGGACGAGGAGATGCTGTGGCAGGACCCGCTGCCGGAGGCCGACTACGAGGTCGTCGGCGACGAGGAGGTCGCCGAACTGAAGGAGACGGTGCTCGCCACGGACCTGTCCGTCTCACAGCTCGTGAAGACCGCGTGGGCGTCGGCGTCGACGTACCGCGACAGCGACAAGCGCGGCGGCGCCAACGGCGCCCGCATCCGCCTGCGCCCGCAGCGCGACTGGGAGGCCAACGAGCCCGAGGAACTGGAGACCGTGCTCGACACGCTCCGTGACGTCCAGGAGGAGTTCAACGCCTCGCGCGACGACGACGTGCGCGTGTCGCTGGCGGACCTGATCGTGCTGGCCGGCAACGCCGCCCTCGAGGAGGCCGCCGCCGCCGCCGGCCACGACGTCGACGTGCCGTTCGAGCCCGGCCGCGTCGACGCGACCCAAGAGCAGACCGACGTCGACTCCTTCGAGGCGCTCGAGCCGACCGCGGACGGGTTCCGCAACTACCGCGCGGACGACGCGACTCGCGCCGGCGAGGACCTGCTGGTCGACAAGGCGGACCTGCTGAACCTGACGCCGTCGGAGATGACGGTGCTGGTCGGCGGGATGCGCACGCTCGACGCCACGTACGGCGACGACGACCACGTGTTCGTCGAGGAGCCGGAGACGCTCTCCAACGAGTTCTTCGCGAACCTGCTCGACATGGGCACCGAGTGGGAGCCGACCGACGACGAGAACCGGTTCGAGGTGCGCGACCGCGCCACCGGCGACGTGGAGGGCGAGGCGACGCGCGTCGACCTTATCTTCGGCTCGCACTCGCGGCTCCGTGCGGTCGCTGAGGTGTACGCCGCCGACGACGCCGACGAGCAGTTCGTCGAGGACTTCGTCGACGCGTGGACGAAGGTCATGACGGCCGACCGCTTCGACCTCGAGTAA
- a CDS encoding MogA/MoaB family molybdenum cofactor biosynthesis protein → MSDDHDHGDEHHHGHDDGDGHSHDHGDGHSHADDDHHAHDLDALGYAVVTVSTSRSHEDDPAGDAIEAAVADAGDEAVVREIIADDFDGVQETVDRLIDRDDVDCVVTTGGTGVTPDDVTVEAVTPLFDKELPGFGELFRSLSREEIGTMVVGTRATAGVADGVPVFCLPGSENAARLGSEAIIVEEAGHLAGLARRE, encoded by the coding sequence ATGAGTGACGACCACGACCACGGCGACGAGCACCACCACGGACACGACGACGGCGACGGACACAGCCACGACCACGGCGACGGACACAGCCACGCAGACGACGACCACCACGCACACGACCTCGACGCGCTCGGCTACGCCGTCGTGACCGTCTCCACCTCGCGGAGTCACGAGGACGACCCCGCGGGCGACGCCATCGAGGCCGCGGTCGCCGACGCGGGTGACGAGGCGGTGGTTCGCGAAATCATCGCGGACGACTTCGACGGCGTGCAAGAGACCGTGGATCGACTGATCGACCGCGACGACGTCGACTGCGTCGTCACCACGGGCGGCACGGGCGTGACCCCCGACGACGTGACCGTGGAGGCGGTGACGCCGCTGTTCGACAAGGAGTTGCCCGGCTTCGGGGAACTGTTTCGGTCGCTGAGTCGCGAGGAGATCGGAACGATGGTCGTCGGGACGCGCGCGACCGCCGGCGTCGCCGACGGGGTGCCCGTGTTCTGTCTCCCGGGGAGCGAGAACGCCGCCAGACTCGGGAGCGAGGCGATCATCGTCGAGGAGGCGGGTCACCTCGCTGGGCTGGCGAGACGGGAGTGA
- the ilvD gene encoding dihydroxy-acid dehydratase, which yields MSEHQPPEADRDGDAGEDAPADADAFAGEKDESLRSREVTAGAERAPHRAMFRAMGYDDADLSSPMIGIPNPAADITPCNVHLDDVADAAREGVESAQGMPIEFGTVTISDAISMGTEGMKASLISREVIADSVELVSFGERMDALVTVAGCDKNLPGMLMASIRTDLPSVFLYGGSIKPGEHEGRDVTVQNVFEGVGTYAEGDMSAEELDQMERHACPGAGSCGGMFTANTMASISEALGMAPLGSASPMAESEERYDVAKRAGELALECVAEDRRPSDIISKKSFENAIAVQVAMGGSTNAVLHLLALAAEADVDLDITEFDEISRRTPKIANLQPGGTRVMQDLDAVGGVPVVIRRLIEGGYMHGDAMTVTGRTMAEEIELLEETGHLPADDDIEADFLYTVDEPYSEEGAIKVLTGNLAPDGAVLKVTGDDAFHHEGPARVFEAEEDAMEYVQSGAIESGDVLVIRNEGPRGGPGMREMLGVTAAVVGAGHEDDVALLTDGRFSGATRGPMVGHVAPEAVEGGPIGLVKDGDTVTVDIPNRDLSVDLSDEELAERADAYEAPEPPYRGGVLAKYARDFGSAANGAVTNPKAQRD from the coding sequence ATGAGCGAACACCAGCCGCCCGAAGCGGACCGCGACGGCGACGCGGGTGAGGACGCGCCGGCCGACGCGGACGCGTTCGCCGGCGAGAAAGACGAGTCCCTCCGGAGCCGCGAGGTGACCGCGGGCGCCGAGCGCGCGCCCCACCGCGCAATGTTCCGCGCGATGGGGTACGACGACGCCGACCTGTCCTCGCCGATGATCGGCATCCCGAACCCCGCCGCCGACATCACGCCGTGCAACGTCCACCTCGACGACGTCGCCGACGCCGCCCGCGAGGGCGTCGAGTCGGCCCAGGGGATGCCCATCGAGTTCGGCACCGTCACCATCTCCGACGCCATCTCGATGGGGACCGAGGGGATGAAGGCGAGCCTCATCTCGCGAGAGGTGATCGCCGACTCGGTCGAACTCGTCTCCTTCGGCGAGCGCATGGACGCGCTCGTCACCGTCGCTGGCTGTGACAAGAACCTCCCCGGGATGCTGATGGCGTCCATCCGCACTGACCTCCCGTCCGTGTTCCTGTACGGCGGGTCGATCAAGCCCGGCGAACACGAGGGGCGCGACGTGACCGTCCAGAACGTGTTCGAGGGCGTCGGCACGTACGCCGAGGGCGACATGAGCGCCGAGGAGTTGGACCAGATGGAGCGCCACGCCTGCCCTGGCGCGGGCTCCTGCGGCGGGATGTTCACCGCCAACACGATGGCGAGCATCTCGGAGGCGCTCGGGATGGCGCCGCTCGGCTCCGCGTCGCCGATGGCCGAGTCCGAGGAGCGCTACGACGTGGCCAAACGCGCCGGCGAACTGGCCTTGGAGTGCGTCGCCGAGGACCGCCGGCCCTCGGACATCATCTCGAAGAAGTCGTTCGAGAACGCCATCGCGGTGCAGGTGGCGATGGGCGGGTCGACGAACGCCGTCCTCCACCTGCTCGCGCTGGCGGCAGAGGCCGACGTCGACCTCGACATCACGGAGTTCGACGAGATCTCCCGGCGCACGCCGAAGATCGCGAATCTCCAGCCCGGCGGCACGCGTGTCATGCAGGACCTCGACGCCGTCGGCGGCGTCCCGGTCGTGATCCGCCGGCTCATCGAGGGCGGGTACATGCACGGCGACGCGATGACGGTCACCGGGCGGACGATGGCCGAAGAGATCGAACTGCTGGAGGAGACGGGCCACCTCCCCGCGGACGACGACATCGAGGCGGACTTCCTCTACACCGTCGACGAGCCGTACAGCGAGGAGGGTGCGATCAAGGTGCTGACGGGCAACCTCGCACCCGACGGCGCGGTGCTGAAGGTGACCGGCGACGACGCGTTCCACCACGAGGGACCCGCCCGCGTGTTCGAGGCCGAGGAGGACGCCATGGAGTACGTCCAGTCGGGCGCCATCGAGTCTGGCGACGTGCTCGTCATCCGCAACGAGGGCCCCCGCGGCGGCCCCGGGATGCGCGAGATGCTCGGCGTCACCGCCGCCGTCGTCGGCGCGGGCCACGAGGACGACGTGGCGCTGTTGACGGACGGGCGCTTCTCCGGCGCGACGCGCGGGCCGATGGTCGGCCACGTCGCCCCCGAGGCCGTCGAGGGCGGCCCCATCGGCCTCGTCAAGGACGGCGACACGGTGACGGTAGACATCCCGAACCGCGACCTCTCGGTCGATCTGAGTGACGAGGAACTCGCCGAGCGTGCCGACGCCTACGAGGCGCCCGAACCGCCGTACCGCGGCGGCGTGCTCGCGAAGTACGCCCGCGACTTCGGGAGTGCGGCCAACGGCGCCGTCACGAACCCGAAGGCTCAGCGCGACTGA
- a CDS encoding succinylglutamate desuccinylase/aspartoacylase family protein: protein MDDTLAVGTASADPGERDDGWIDATPLPTGGSERLPVTVVNGAADGPVLWVTGGVHGDEATGVAVAQDAAATLAPVVDDLAGAVVVAPVVNPAGLRRNERTSYYGGDDPNRYFPDTERDRSRPPETQERIDTRLFEALSDSADLLVDCHTAQVGSMPFTIRDRVLYGEERTEEEAEALAEDLDRLASALGLPVLTEYPAEEYVEQALQRSTAGAALNTAGIPAITAELGGHSVVEEDARAAGVAGICAVAVEFGLLDAVPAGVGAAGEGVPDAPVDYPVRRFVGPRVETAGLVRHRLAVGDAVEEGDAVADVVTPHGEVVATVESEHDGYVIGRAEGLATYEGKAVASMAVRDDGDLVVPRDPDDE from the coding sequence ATGGACGACACACTCGCGGTCGGCACGGCCAGCGCCGACCCCGGCGAGCGCGACGACGGTTGGATCGACGCGACGCCGCTCCCCACTGGCGGGAGCGAGCGACTCCCCGTGACCGTGGTGAACGGCGCCGCCGACGGCCCGGTGCTGTGGGTGACCGGCGGCGTCCACGGCGACGAGGCGACCGGCGTCGCCGTCGCGCAGGACGCGGCGGCGACGCTGGCGCCGGTCGTGGACGACCTCGCCGGCGCCGTCGTCGTCGCGCCCGTCGTCAACCCCGCCGGCCTCCGGCGCAACGAGCGCACCTCCTACTACGGCGGCGACGACCCGAACCGCTACTTCCCGGACACCGAGCGCGACCGCTCGCGCCCGCCCGAGACGCAAGAGCGGATCGACACTCGCCTGTTCGAAGCACTGTCTGACTCGGCGGACCTGCTCGTCGACTGCCACACCGCGCAGGTTGGCTCGATGCCGTTCACCATCCGCGACCGCGTGCTGTACGGCGAGGAGCGCACCGAAGAAGAGGCCGAGGCGCTCGCCGAGGACCTCGACCGCCTCGCGAGCGCATTGGGACTCCCGGTGCTCACGGAGTACCCCGCCGAGGAGTACGTCGAGCAGGCGCTCCAGCGCTCGACCGCCGGCGCGGCGCTCAACACCGCCGGAATCCCCGCGATCACGGCGGAGTTGGGCGGCCACAGCGTGGTCGAGGAGGACGCCCGCGCGGCAGGCGTCGCGGGCATCTGCGCCGTCGCCGTCGAGTTCGGCCTGCTGGACGCGGTACCCGCGGGTGTCGGTGCCGCTGGCGAGGGGGTCCCGGACGCCCCTGTCGACTACCCCGTCCGGCGGTTCGTCGGCCCGCGCGTCGAGACGGCCGGGTTGGTGCGCCACCGCCTCGCCGTCGGGGACGCCGTCGAGGAGGGCGACGCGGTCGCCGACGTCGTGACGCCCCACGGCGAGGTGGTCGCGACGGTCGAGAGCGAGCACGACGGCTACGTGATCGGCCGGGCGGAGGGGCTGGCGACGTACGAGGGGAAGGCGGTCGCGAGCATGGCCGTCCGCGACGACGGCGACCTCGTGGTACCGCGCGATCCGGACGACGAGTGA
- a CDS encoding Yip1 family protein, producing the protein MLRALTDPDGFFAERRDDPAFLAPMLVVLAAGVVGVVGSIPVLRATLSALPPEASGLASVFVVVGAVGGLVGPLVVWVVAAGVFHVLSIPFDGEGPFSRTLKIVGWGFVPSIVAGVVTAVVNYRVYSAVQFPDDPQQIQQFVESIQSRPELLVAGAVGVLLTVYQGFIWVYAVRHARRVDLRSATVVVGVPTALLVVWQLYNLL; encoded by the coding sequence GTGTTACGTGCCCTCACCGACCCGGACGGCTTCTTCGCCGAACGTCGCGACGACCCCGCGTTCCTCGCACCGATGTTGGTCGTGCTCGCCGCGGGGGTCGTCGGCGTCGTCGGATCGATCCCCGTGTTGCGTGCGACGCTCTCGGCGCTCCCACCGGAAGCCAGCGGCCTCGCGAGCGTCTTCGTGGTCGTCGGAGCCGTCGGCGGCCTGGTCGGTCCGCTCGTCGTGTGGGTGGTGGCAGCCGGCGTGTTCCACGTCCTCTCGATCCCGTTCGACGGCGAGGGGCCGTTCTCGCGGACGCTGAAAATCGTCGGCTGGGGGTTCGTCCCCTCCATCGTCGCCGGGGTTGTCACCGCCGTCGTCAACTACCGGGTGTACTCGGCCGTGCAGTTTCCAGACGACCCACAGCAGATCCAGCAGTTCGTCGAGTCGATCCAGAGTCGCCCGGAACTACTCGTCGCCGGCGCCGTCGGCGTCCTCCTGACCGTCTACCAGGGGTTCATCTGGGTGTACGCGGTGAGGCACGCTCGTCGGGTCGACCTCCGGAGCGCCACCGTCGTCGTCGGCGTCCCGACCGCGCTGCTGGTGGTGTGGCAACTGTACAACCTGCTGTAG